Proteins encoded within one genomic window of Rubripirellula tenax:
- a CDS encoding S1 family peptidase, with product MQKMIRRSYLVDLSFLVVGFLVFNFATPIASAQNFFSKILGGQTTDQYPSVGIVGSVEGGGFCTGTLISPTDVLTAAHCAEVIESSDSGTFEVGGQVYLTSAIFIHPDFNSRTLDNDIAILRLSEPVIDIEPSPIFRGTPLVGDVLFIVGFGGGGTAEDGNDGTFGIQRVGMTTIDSVSDSIIEWLFDDPDEANTASGDSGGPGFLFVDEVESVASITSGGSVFDSTLGDVAFNTRVDAFASWIDETLLAVVPSGPTTDPGPTTDPDPTTDPDPTTDPDPTTDPDPTTDPDPEAEPDETPTDMVASCENYLSKPFPLLSFLIDLLTALLESLMGSGSPTAA from the coding sequence ATGCAAAAAATGATCCGCCGAAGCTACCTAGTTGACCTGTCTTTCCTGGTCGTCGGTTTTCTTGTGTTCAATTTCGCGACGCCGATCGCATCGGCCCAGAATTTTTTCTCGAAGATTTTGGGCGGACAGACGACCGACCAATACCCATCCGTTGGGATTGTGGGAAGCGTCGAAGGGGGAGGGTTCTGCACCGGCACGTTAATTTCTCCGACGGACGTTCTGACGGCCGCACATTGCGCCGAGGTGATCGAGTCGTCGGATTCGGGCACGTTCGAAGTCGGTGGCCAGGTCTATTTGACGTCGGCCATTTTTATTCATCCAGATTTCAACTCGCGGACCCTTGATAACGACATCGCGATCCTGCGACTTTCCGAGCCGGTCATCGACATCGAACCTTCACCGATCTTCCGTGGCACGCCCCTGGTTGGCGATGTGTTGTTCATCGTCGGATTCGGCGGCGGCGGGACGGCGGAAGATGGGAACGATGGAACGTTCGGTATCCAGCGCGTTGGAATGACCACCATCGACAGCGTTTCGGATTCGATCATCGAGTGGTTGTTTGACGATCCGGACGAAGCGAACACCGCCTCGGGTGATTCGGGTGGTCCAGGCTTTCTGTTCGTCGATGAGGTCGAGTCGGTGGCGTCGATCACATCAGGAGGATCGGTATTCGATTCGACACTTGGCGACGTCGCATTCAATACACGCGTCGACGCGTTCGCCTCGTGGATCGATGAGACTTTGTTGGCGGTCGTGCCCAGCGGCCCGACGACGGATCCGGGGCCAACCACGGATCCCGATCCCACCACCGACCCAGATCCCACCACCGACCCAGATCCCACCACCGACCCAGATCCCACCACCGACCCAGATCCCGAAGCCGAACCGGATGAAACGCCCACTGACATGGTGGCTTCATGTGAGAACTATTTGTCGAAACCTTTCCCGTTGCTCAGCTTTCTGATTGATCTGTTGACGGCGTTGTTGGAGTCGTTGATGGGATCGGGCAGCCCCACCGCGGCGTGA
- a CDS encoding AAA family ATPase encodes MLIFSFLIDRRLAHSVKPFRSKKMSVISERFAYYRFADLHRGVEAFVERRIRKDMFDSRNHESLESIIHGNTRNLQARMINKSGSQLCAISHDQKEAFSSSRYWSFLSADRSTAGIIRLSLDHAGPNLEVAMSSDDLLAPSVAEILDLATELSVYRNGFLQIGGQEHIPDDYEYGGHSNGLSVMFKRPPSVNEEDIIFDPAIRRVLERNVVSFLKNHKTLGELGLPLQRGVLLYGPPGTGKSFTSQFLYTQLQPITMITVTGKGLGEVRSVCAIARMLQPAILLLEDVDLIFASREINLYSSALGEMLDELDAFKRDDCVMFLMTTNAIERLEQAIKDRPGRVSQCVYLGPPNCELRVRYLERFLRDRICDQLSIAHVAKMTEGASQAFLEELVYRAVQIAAEQCDMDANEVSLADKHFEEAVAEMTQHATDATGAIIGFGG; translated from the coding sequence ATGTTGATTTTTTCGTTCTTGATCGACCGACGCTTGGCTCACAGCGTCAAGCCGTTTCGATCCAAGAAGATGTCCGTGATTAGCGAGCGTTTCGCTTACTATCGATTCGCTGACCTTCATCGGGGCGTGGAAGCGTTCGTGGAACGCCGGATTCGCAAGGACATGTTCGATTCGCGAAATCACGAGTCGCTGGAATCGATCATCCACGGGAACACTCGCAATTTGCAAGCGAGGATGATCAACAAGAGCGGGTCACAACTGTGCGCGATCTCTCACGATCAAAAAGAAGCTTTTTCGTCCAGCCGATACTGGTCGTTCTTGTCGGCGGATCGGTCGACTGCAGGCATCATCCGGTTGTCGCTCGATCACGCCGGGCCGAATTTGGAAGTCGCCATGAGTTCCGATGACTTGCTGGCGCCATCAGTCGCTGAGATTTTGGATTTGGCGACAGAGTTGAGCGTTTACCGAAACGGCTTCTTGCAAATCGGTGGTCAGGAACACATCCCCGATGACTACGAGTATGGCGGCCATAGCAACGGTTTGTCCGTGATGTTCAAGCGACCTCCGTCGGTCAACGAAGAAGACATCATTTTCGATCCCGCGATCCGACGAGTCTTGGAACGTAACGTCGTTTCGTTCTTGAAGAATCATAAAACGCTGGGCGAATTGGGCTTGCCACTCCAGCGTGGCGTCTTATTGTACGGCCCACCGGGTACGGGCAAGTCGTTCACATCGCAATTTCTTTACACTCAGCTTCAACCGATCACGATGATCACCGTCACCGGCAAGGGGCTCGGCGAAGTCCGTTCGGTTTGCGCGATCGCGCGGATGCTGCAACCGGCAATCTTGTTGCTCGAAGACGTCGACCTGATCTTTGCGTCGCGCGAAATCAATCTTTACAGTTCGGCGCTCGGCGAGATGCTGGACGAACTGGACGCCTTCAAACGAGACGACTGTGTCATGTTCTTGATGACCACGAATGCCATCGAGCGATTGGAGCAGGCAATCAAGGACCGGCCCGGTCGAGTGTCGCAGTGCGTTTATCTGGGACCACCGAATTGCGAATTACGGGTTCGCTATCTCGAGCGATTCTTGCGAGACCGCATATGCGATCAATTGTCGATCGCTCACGTCGCCAAGATGACCGAAGGCGCAAGCCAAGCGTTCTTGGAAGAACTGGTCTATCGAGCCGTCCAAATCGCAGCCGAGCAGTGCGACATGGACGCAAATGAAGTCTCGCTGGCCGACAAGCACTTCGAAGAAGCCGTCGCCGAGATGACCCAGCACGCTACCGATGCGACCGGTGCGATCATCGGATTCGGCGGTTAA
- a CDS encoding PDZ domain-containing protein, translated as MKRNFQTLIAARRLFAAAVVVTLVTGVRPGAFADESAKSQAEQTKVGEGSIAYWVTQLSSDHYLRRETAAQKLAEAGTDAVADLINVIRTGDLETVERASDVVTKIAMSGSPSDDGGAWKHLNELSKKTVGRAASRAESAVQEIRKHRSNQARTELAAAGVYVGMDEFVIQAISQRRLIVQVDDKWNRNVESLQWLEWLDGVENARVQGAAINADVLKRIALVPELKSLAIVDGLISDETLQPLMEMKPLSDLEFRYVHLTDEQGDLLAHMPVRVSLNLMGTGISADKVESMRAAAPGLRIEHRQGGFLGVTCQDSFDVCQISGVVSKSAAEDAGLIRGDVITRLDDTVVRKFKDLQDAINEHLPGDTVKITFRRAEAESTVELKLRRFEE; from the coding sequence TTGAAACGCAACTTCCAAACATTGATCGCGGCCCGTCGGTTGTTCGCTGCGGCCGTCGTGGTGACTTTGGTGACCGGGGTGCGCCCCGGTGCATTCGCAGACGAATCGGCAAAATCTCAGGCCGAACAAACCAAGGTCGGTGAGGGTTCGATCGCTTATTGGGTGACGCAACTCTCCAGTGATCATTACCTGCGCCGCGAGACGGCGGCACAAAAGTTGGCCGAGGCAGGGACGGACGCGGTTGCTGACTTGATCAATGTGATTCGAACAGGCGATTTAGAAACGGTCGAACGCGCCAGCGATGTTGTCACCAAGATTGCGATGTCGGGGTCGCCATCAGACGATGGCGGCGCATGGAAGCATCTGAACGAGCTCTCCAAGAAAACTGTTGGGCGTGCAGCATCGCGAGCCGAATCGGCGGTTCAAGAAATTCGGAAACATCGGTCGAACCAGGCTCGAACGGAGTTGGCAGCGGCGGGTGTTTACGTGGGCATGGATGAGTTCGTGATTCAAGCGATCAGCCAACGGCGTTTGATCGTACAAGTCGATGACAAGTGGAATCGAAACGTGGAATCGCTGCAGTGGCTCGAGTGGCTTGACGGCGTCGAAAATGCGCGGGTCCAGGGCGCCGCCATCAATGCCGACGTACTCAAACGAATCGCGTTGGTTCCCGAACTGAAGTCGCTGGCCATTGTGGACGGCCTGATCAGCGATGAAACGCTTCAACCGTTGATGGAAATGAAGCCACTGAGCGATCTTGAATTCCGTTACGTCCATTTGACTGACGAACAAGGCGATCTTCTTGCCCACATGCCGGTGCGTGTTTCATTGAATTTGATGGGCACGGGCATCAGTGCCGACAAGGTCGAATCGATGCGTGCGGCCGCGCCCGGTTTACGAATCGAACACCGGCAAGGGGGTTTTCTTGGCGTGACCTGTCAAGACTCGTTCGACGTATGCCAAATCAGTGGCGTTGTTTCCAAGAGTGCGGCCGAGGATGCCGGTTTGATCCGCGGTGACGTCATCACACGATTGGACGACACGGTGGTAAGAAAGTTCAAGGACTTGCAGGACGCCATCAACGAACACTTACCCGGCGACACCGTCAAGATTACCTTTCGTCGCGCCGAAGCGGAGAGTACGGTTGAGTTAAAACTGCGGCGGTTCGAAGAATAG
- a CDS encoding reprolysin-like metallopeptidase — protein sequence MRWNAIFAALLLLTFVSSSHAALVIDPALPITRRVSVQPIIVSNDNGTNTSAYFGSASQQESIIGLIDSIWAQAGIDIEFFTPNFWNNTFANVGNGTSTTSRPTNDLGTIVNNGDTAGVGNADPNVIDMYFVEIAAGFSDTSENTANGLAFVGGNGITQHVGDNLPGFLGGREVVASVVAHEIGHNLGLPHITSVENLMQSGGSPNQGERLLASQITTARNSRFARTVTAVPETSSFAALFAIAGGIVVIRRRRNSSGL from the coding sequence ATGCGTTGGAATGCCATTTTTGCCGCACTGTTGTTGCTAACATTCGTTTCATCGTCGCACGCTGCGTTGGTGATTGACCCTGCATTGCCGATCACACGGCGTGTCAGCGTTCAACCGATCATCGTCAGCAACGACAACGGTACAAACACGTCGGCTTATTTCGGTTCGGCGTCACAGCAAGAATCGATCATCGGTTTGATTGATTCAATATGGGCCCAAGCTGGTATCGATATCGAGTTCTTCACGCCAAACTTTTGGAACAACACATTTGCGAACGTGGGAAACGGAACATCAACGACTTCGCGTCCGACAAATGATTTGGGGACGATCGTCAACAATGGCGACACGGCGGGCGTGGGCAACGCCGATCCGAATGTGATCGATATGTACTTCGTCGAGATCGCCGCGGGTTTTAGCGACACGTCCGAAAACACGGCGAATGGTTTGGCATTCGTCGGCGGCAATGGAATCACGCAGCATGTTGGCGATAATTTGCCCGGCTTTCTTGGCGGACGCGAGGTCGTCGCTAGCGTTGTGGCTCACGAAATTGGCCACAATCTGGGCTTGCCCCACATCACCTCGGTCGAGAACTTGATGCAATCGGGTGGTTCACCCAACCAGGGTGAGCGTTTGTTGGCATCACAAATTACAACGGCAAGAAATAGCAGGTTTGCGAGGACAGTCACCGCTGTGCCGGAAACCAGCAGTTTCGCGGCTCTATTCGCGATTGCGGGTGGGATTGTAGTGATTCGCCGGCGGCGGAACTCATCGGGACTGTGA
- a CDS encoding glycosyltransferase translates to MPTAKPDSIKPDLISVVLSTYNQPAWLEKVLWGYSVQQHRRFEIVLADDGSRVTTSEMVKRLRDQTGMTIKHVWHADDGFRKSTILNRALEAVAGSYVLFSDGDCIPRSDFVAQHYAALEPERFLSGGYYKLPMELSQRITADDIRSGRAFSLGWLRRNGLPPSHRWLRLVSGRASTLLNRITPTRPTWNGNNSSGWTADVIAAGGYDERMRYGGQDRELGERLENAGVRGKHVRFQTVVLHLDHGRGYANEEDLNRNLSIRRETVSTGRQRTSHGLSSKAA, encoded by the coding sequence ATGCCAACCGCCAAACCCGATTCGATCAAACCCGATTTGATCAGCGTTGTCCTGTCGACGTACAACCAGCCCGCTTGGTTGGAAAAAGTGCTGTGGGGCTACTCTGTTCAACAACACCGGCGATTCGAGATCGTATTGGCCGATGACGGCTCGCGAGTCACGACGTCCGAAATGGTTAAACGTCTTCGCGATCAAACAGGCATGACGATCAAGCACGTGTGGCACGCGGACGATGGTTTTCGCAAGAGCACGATTCTGAACCGTGCCCTCGAAGCCGTCGCGGGTTCCTACGTCCTGTTTTCCGATGGCGACTGCATTCCCCGATCCGACTTCGTAGCCCAGCACTACGCGGCGCTAGAACCAGAGCGATTCTTGTCGGGCGGATACTACAAATTGCCGATGGAGTTGAGCCAGCGAATCACAGCCGACGACATTCGCAGCGGCCGAGCATTTTCGCTGGGTTGGTTGCGACGAAACGGTCTGCCTCCGTCACACCGCTGGCTGCGGTTGGTCAGCGGACGAGCTAGCACGTTGCTCAACCGCATCACGCCGACCCGTCCAACATGGAACGGCAACAACTCGTCCGGCTGGACTGCCGACGTGATCGCTGCGGGCGGCTATGACGAACGCATGCGATATGGCGGCCAAGACCGTGAACTTGGCGAACGCTTGGAAAACGCCGGCGTGCGAGGCAAGCACGTGCGGTTCCAAACGGTCGTGCTTCACCTCGACCACGGCCGCGGTTACGCCAACGAAGAAGACCTCAACCGAAACCTCAGCATCCGTCGCGAGACGGTATCCACTGGTCGTCAGCGAACCAGCCATGGCTTGTCGTCAAAAGCAGCGTAA
- a CDS encoding outer membrane protein assembly factor BamB family protein — MHLSRFVACVLFAGWVVPHVVAQEWNQWRGPSRDAQWAGSSFPTKLTGNLKQVWEQPHAQSYSGPVIRGDLVYTTETVDKTDERVTAHRLDTGDVAWTATWPGAMAVPFFAASNGDWIRATPICDAEHLIVLGMRDVLVSLDPTTGDEQWRVDFPAQLGTPLPSFGAVCSPLIDEGFVYVQTGGALVKLSVTDGAVVWKTLENAEGMMSSGAFSSPTIATLGGQKQLVVQTREELCGVDLATGQPLWREKIEAFRGMNILTPTVIGDRIFTSAHSGRAQLFSVSKAAGGDWVVDEIWSQKTQAYMSSPVVIDDTIYLHAKNQRLIALSIEDGSIRWTSEPFGKYWSMIAAGDRMLALDETGELLLISANTEKLEIIDRTQVADNAWAHLAIHGNRLIVRDLSALKVYEFDE; from the coding sequence ATGCACCTTTCACGTTTCGTCGCTTGCGTTTTGTTCGCGGGTTGGGTTGTGCCCCACGTTGTTGCCCAAGAATGGAACCAGTGGCGTGGTCCCAGCCGAGATGCCCAGTGGGCGGGTTCGTCGTTCCCGACCAAGTTGACCGGCAACTTAAAACAGGTGTGGGAACAGCCGCATGCGCAATCGTACAGCGGTCCCGTCATTCGCGGCGATTTGGTTTACACGACGGAAACGGTCGACAAGACCGACGAACGCGTCACGGCGCACCGATTGGACACCGGCGATGTTGCTTGGACCGCCACGTGGCCCGGTGCGATGGCCGTTCCTTTTTTTGCGGCTTCGAACGGAGATTGGATCCGTGCGACGCCGATCTGCGACGCCGAACACTTGATCGTCCTGGGGATGCGCGACGTGTTGGTATCGCTTGACCCCACGACCGGCGACGAACAGTGGCGTGTGGATTTCCCCGCCCAGTTGGGGACTCCGTTGCCGTCCTTCGGCGCGGTCTGTTCGCCGCTGATCGACGAAGGGTTCGTCTATGTGCAAACGGGTGGCGCGTTGGTGAAGTTGTCGGTAACGGACGGTGCCGTTGTTTGGAAAACACTCGAGAATGCCGAAGGCATGATGAGCAGCGGTGCCTTCAGCAGCCCGACCATTGCGACGCTGGGGGGCCAGAAGCAGTTGGTCGTACAAACGCGCGAAGAACTCTGCGGCGTCGATCTGGCAACGGGTCAACCCTTGTGGCGTGAAAAGATCGAAGCATTCCGGGGCATGAACATCCTGACGCCAACGGTCATCGGTGATCGCATTTTCACATCCGCACACAGCGGCCGAGCCCAATTATTTTCCGTCTCGAAGGCCGCCGGCGGGGACTGGGTCGTCGACGAAATTTGGTCACAGAAGACTCAGGCTTACATGTCGTCGCCGGTCGTGATCGATGACACGATTTATTTGCACGCGAAAAATCAGCGGCTGATCGCGTTGTCAATTGAAGACGGTTCGATTCGATGGACGAGCGAACCGTTTGGCAAGTACTGGAGCATGATAGCGGCGGGCGATCGCATGCTTGCACTTGATGAAACGGGTGAATTGTTGCTGATTTCTGCGAATACCGAGAAGTTGGAAATCATTGACCGCACCCAGGTGGCTGATAACGCATGGGCCCATCTAGCTATCCACGGCAATCGATTGATCGTTCGCGATTTGTCGGCATTGAAAGTGTACGAGTTTGATGAGTAG
- a CDS encoding sulfatase-like hydrolase/transferase produces MSTTKVLLAALLFASLGFSSTARAADEKQPNVIFILCDDLGWGDFGVFYQNDSPHAKRHRTPLIDQMAAEGMQLRTHYCPAPVCAPSRSSLLTGTHQGHAEVRDNQFDKMLEDNHTLATVMKSAGYRTALVGKYGLQGKGKSAADWPAYPTRRGFDDFFGYVRHVDGHVHYPADHWPIGKGENHQTPKEVWSNDVEVSAGLSKCYTTDLFTAKSKHWIQDHTAKNVDQPFFLYLAYDTPHAALQVPTMEYPAGRGIDGGIQWTGQPGHMINTANGEIDSYRHPEYIGHGWTDVEERFATMVRRIDDAIGDLLETLKDLNIADNTIVVISSDNGPHQESYLQSSDYHPTSFHSYGPMDGIKRDLWEGGIRMPTLAWWPGHIPAGKIDHTPSQFHDWMATFADVAGKPAPARCDGESLLPLLKGKSMQRRAPIYIEYINGSKTPDYPDFAESRRGKRRGQQQAIFMDGFKGIRVDIEKPNAPFAIYDVLKDAGERNNLAGTSPKFKKLQSKMQDRVLQIRRPNQSAPRPYDNVAVPSIGKLEAMTDKPRPGLAWSFYPGDFAYTPQVQSLAISSSGTSVAFDVPTPSSSGAIQWTGLVNVDANGVFEFTMKSDQPAFLRIHDASVIDSDFGHQAGQAKSASIKLAAGLHPIRVTVLAKDGQAPKVNFGWSGKQPIETALFQTK; encoded by the coding sequence ATGTCAACCACGAAAGTCTTGCTCGCAGCACTGCTTTTCGCCTCGCTCGGCTTTTCCTCGACCGCACGTGCCGCCGACGAAAAGCAGCCGAACGTTATCTTTATCCTATGCGATGACTTGGGTTGGGGGGACTTTGGTGTCTTCTATCAAAATGATTCGCCGCACGCGAAACGCCATCGAACTCCGCTGATCGACCAGATGGCGGCGGAAGGCATGCAGCTTCGCACTCACTATTGCCCGGCCCCGGTTTGCGCACCCAGTCGCAGTTCGCTGTTGACCGGGACACACCAAGGGCATGCCGAAGTTCGCGACAATCAGTTCGACAAGATGCTTGAAGACAATCACACGCTGGCAACCGTGATGAAGTCCGCCGGATACCGAACCGCGCTGGTCGGAAAGTACGGACTGCAAGGCAAGGGAAAGTCCGCTGCGGATTGGCCGGCCTATCCGACACGCCGTGGTTTCGATGACTTTTTTGGTTACGTCCGACACGTCGACGGACACGTTCACTATCCGGCCGATCATTGGCCGATCGGAAAAGGCGAGAATCACCAAACGCCCAAAGAAGTGTGGTCCAACGACGTCGAAGTGTCGGCCGGTTTGTCAAAGTGTTACACGACCGACCTGTTCACGGCGAAAAGCAAACACTGGATCCAGGATCACACGGCGAAGAACGTGGACCAACCGTTCTTTTTGTATCTTGCCTACGACACGCCCCATGCGGCATTGCAGGTACCGACGATGGAGTACCCCGCCGGTCGTGGCATCGACGGCGGAATTCAATGGACCGGTCAACCGGGACACATGATCAATACCGCCAACGGCGAGATCGATTCGTACAGGCATCCTGAATATATCGGCCACGGTTGGACCGATGTCGAGGAACGCTTCGCGACAATGGTCCGTCGTATTGATGACGCCATTGGCGACTTGTTGGAAACCTTGAAAGACTTGAACATTGCGGACAATACGATCGTCGTGATCAGCAGCGACAACGGGCCTCACCAAGAATCGTATTTGCAAAGTTCGGACTACCACCCGACATCTTTCCATTCCTATGGACCTATGGACGGCATCAAACGCGATCTGTGGGAAGGCGGTATCCGCATGCCAACGCTTGCGTGGTGGCCCGGCCACATTCCGGCGGGGAAAATCGACCATACCCCCAGCCAATTCCATGATTGGATGGCCACGTTCGCCGATGTTGCCGGGAAACCGGCGCCGGCTCGCTGTGACGGAGAATCGCTATTGCCGTTGCTGAAAGGGAAATCGATGCAGCGACGGGCGCCGATCTATATCGAATATATCAACGGCAGCAAGACGCCCGACTATCCAGACTTCGCCGAATCACGTCGCGGCAAAAGGCGAGGCCAACAACAGGCGATCTTCATGGACGGATTCAAAGGCATTCGCGTCGACATCGAAAAACCGAACGCGCCGTTTGCCATCTACGACGTCTTGAAGGATGCCGGCGAACGGAACAACTTGGCCGGTACGTCGCCGAAGTTCAAGAAACTGCAATCGAAGATGCAGGACCGAGTGTTGCAGATTCGTCGTCCCAATCAATCGGCGCCACGTCCCTATGACAACGTAGCGGTTCCTTCCATCGGCAAACTAGAAGCGATGACGGACAAGCCGAGACCAGGACTCGCTTGGTCTTTCTATCCTGGTGATTTCGCTTACACGCCTCAGGTGCAATCGCTAGCTATTTCATCAAGCGGCACGTCAGTAGCTTTCGATGTTCCGACACCGTCGTCGTCGGGTGCGATTCAGTGGACGGGGCTGGTCAATGTCGACGCCAACGGCGTTTTCGAATTCACGATGAAGTCGGACCAACCCGCATTCCTTCGCATTCATGATGCGTCGGTGATCGATAGCGACTTTGGTCATCAAGCGGGCCAAGCAAAATCGGCTTCGATCAAACTGGCGGCCGGTCTGCATCCGATTCGCGTGACCGTGTTGGCCAAGGACGGGCAGGCGCCGAAGGTCAACTTCGGTTGGTCGGGTAAGCAACCGATCGAGACGGCTTTGTTTCAAACGAAATGA
- a CDS encoding A/G-specific adenine glycosylase, giving the protein MKWFDEHARVLPWRSEPTPYRVWISEIMLQQTQVATVLPYFDRFLKTFPDVASLAGADEQLLMKHWEGLGYYRRARSMHAAAAKIVADHDGKFPESFDDVLALPGIGRYTAGAILSISRDQRLPILEGNTVRVFSRWIALRSPVNETASTKVLWEVAEAMLPAKSSKVPPGHFNQAAMELGALVCTPKSPSCDTCPVRTCCRAHALGLETTIPGKVNSVKYESRSEFAFVIADENRKRHQDSAPRYLVRPLPAGGRWAGLWDFPRTTEMSFASVEAAANDLAVPLGGVIRPTEKLTTIKHAVTKYRISLDVHTAVWADGKTSPPKPWRYVTTDEMDELPMSVTGRKIAKLLK; this is encoded by the coding sequence ATGAAGTGGTTCGACGAACATGCACGCGTCTTGCCATGGCGAAGTGAGCCAACGCCGTATCGGGTTTGGATCAGCGAGATCATGCTGCAGCAGACCCAGGTCGCGACGGTGCTGCCGTACTTTGATCGGTTTCTGAAAACGTTTCCTGACGTTGCGTCGTTGGCTGGCGCTGACGAGCAACTTTTGATGAAGCACTGGGAAGGTCTGGGCTATTACCGCCGGGCCCGATCCATGCACGCGGCGGCGGCGAAAATCGTTGCGGATCACGACGGTAAGTTTCCGGAATCATTCGACGACGTGCTTGCGCTGCCCGGTATTGGACGCTACACCGCAGGCGCGATCTTGTCGATTTCTCGCGACCAACGTCTTCCGATCCTAGAAGGCAACACCGTCCGGGTATTCAGTCGCTGGATCGCACTGCGATCGCCGGTGAACGAAACGGCGTCAACGAAAGTGTTGTGGGAAGTTGCCGAGGCCATGTTGCCGGCGAAGTCGTCCAAGGTCCCACCCGGTCACTTCAATCAAGCGGCTATGGAACTGGGCGCGTTGGTGTGTACGCCAAAGTCGCCAAGCTGTGACACGTGCCCGGTACGGACTTGTTGCCGCGCCCACGCACTGGGACTGGAAACCACGATCCCAGGCAAAGTGAATTCGGTCAAATACGAAAGCCGATCGGAGTTTGCTTTCGTGATCGCTGATGAAAACCGCAAGCGGCATCAGGATTCGGCGCCTCGCTATCTGGTCCGACCACTTCCCGCAGGCGGTCGCTGGGCCGGACTTTGGGATTTTCCGCGAACGACCGAAATGTCGTTCGCATCCGTCGAGGCGGCCGCCAACGACTTGGCCGTTCCGCTAGGTGGTGTGATCCGTCCGACCGAAAAGCTAACCACGATCAAGCATGCGGTCACGAAGTATCGGATTTCCTTGGACGTTCATACTGCGGTTTGGGCCGACGGCAAGACGAGTCCGCCGAAACCATGGCGTTACGTGACGACCGATGAAATGGACGAATTGCCGATGAGTGTCACCGGCCGAAAAATCGCCAAGCTGTTGAAGTAG
- the moaA gene encoding GTP 3',8-cyclase MoaA — protein MIGPDSPLIDRFGRVHDSVRISVTDRCNIRCFYCMPEFDAQFVAKDRLLTFEEIHRLSKLLVSRAGIRDIRITGGEPLVRRELSSLIAMLSAIDGLEDLSMTTNGILLADQAADLRAAGLRRLNISLDTLDAETFRKIARRDGLDKTIEGIDAAIAAGFDSVKLNALAIAGITESEVGRLVRFAIDRGVTMRFIEFMPLDSDKAWTHERVLSGDRLLAILEKEFGSVTESPRANASQPAEDFTVGGGGRVGIIRSVTAPFCGACNRIRITADGSVRNCLFANDETPLRDRMRSGATDDELLAQVQASVMSKKAAHGIDEDGFQPPDRPMYAIGG, from the coding sequence ATGATTGGTCCCGACTCGCCTCTGATCGATCGATTCGGACGTGTTCACGATAGCGTGCGCATCAGCGTGACGGACCGCTGCAACATTCGTTGCTTCTATTGCATGCCTGAGTTCGATGCTCAATTCGTCGCCAAGGATCGCTTGCTGACGTTCGAAGAAATCCATCGGCTTTCCAAGTTGCTGGTTTCGCGAGCGGGGATCCGCGACATTCGGATCACCGGGGGCGAGCCGCTGGTCCGGCGTGAGTTGTCGTCGCTGATAGCGATGCTGTCGGCGATTGACGGCCTGGAAGACTTGTCGATGACCACAAACGGCATCCTGCTGGCCGACCAGGCCGCCGACTTGCGCGCCGCGGGCCTTCGACGGCTGAATATTTCGCTGGATACGCTTGATGCTGAAACGTTTCGCAAAATCGCTCGCCGCGACGGGCTGGACAAGACAATCGAAGGGATCGATGCTGCGATCGCAGCGGGATTCGATTCGGTAAAGCTCAATGCGCTAGCGATCGCGGGGATCACGGAATCGGAAGTCGGTCGATTGGTTCGATTCGCCATAGATCGTGGTGTGACGATGCGGTTTATCGAGTTCATGCCGTTGGATTCCGATAAAGCGTGGACGCACGAACGTGTTCTTTCGGGCGACCGGTTGCTGGCGATCCTTGAAAAAGAATTCGGAAGCGTGACGGAGTCGCCGAGAGCCAACGCGTCTCAACCGGCCGAGGACTTTACGGTCGGTGGTGGTGGGCGAGTCGGCATCATCCGATCGGTTACCGCGCCGTTTTGCGGTGCCTGCAATCGAATCCGTATCACAGCGGACGGATCGGTCCGCAATTGTTTGTTTGCGAATGACGAAACGCCCCTGCGAGATCGAATGAGGTCCGGAGCGACCGACGACGAACTGCTGGCGCAGGTGCAAGCGTCTGTCATGTCCAAGAAGGCTGCTCACGGTATCGACGAAGACGGTTTCCAACCGCCCGACCGGCCGATGTACGCCATCGGAGGATGA